The following are encoded together in the Mesoplodon densirostris isolate mMesDen1 chromosome 2, mMesDen1 primary haplotype, whole genome shotgun sequence genome:
- the DENND4B gene encoding DENN domain-containing protein 4B isoform X4, with translation MSPAACAPAPLCPPAPSSAYSRSARPLPQRELPAARLVGVATRSGAPAPCVPQGERAAFCRTLPWLDAVSEGGAMAEERPPRLVDYFVIAGLAGNGTPIPEETWVPEPSGPLRPPRPAEPITDVAVITRALGEEVPQGYTCIQASAGGHPLELSAGLLGGTQPVICYRRGRDRPPLVELGVLYEGKERLKPGFQVLATTPYSHSANLAPPGPGHPRTYLTYRRAAEGAGLHALGITDLCLVLPSKGEVTPHTYCQLPHNLNPGMWGPAVYLCYKVGLAKANTLVYEAELLGRYPEEDNEAFPLPESVPVFCLPMGATIECWPAQTKYPVPVFSTFVLTGAAGDKVYGAALQFYEAFPRTRLSERQARALGLLSAVERGRALGGRAVRSRRAIAVLSRWPAFPAFRAFLTFLYRYSISGPHRLPLEAHISHFIHNVPFPSPQRPRILVQMSPYDNLLLCQPVSSPLPLSGASFLQLLQSLGPEVAITLLLAVLTEHKLLVHSLRPDLLTSVCEALVSMIFPLHWQCPYIPLCPLVLADVLSAPVPFIVGIHSSYFDLHDPPADVICVDLDTNTLFQTEEKKPLSPRILPRRPYKVLLATLTNLYQQLDQSFLKSRERSSHKLYSQLLHTQMFSQFIEECSFGSARHAALEFFDSCVDKVHPEQEKPEPTPLVELEELSGSELTVFITPPEEPPVPEGGESTPQYCYDGFPELRAELFESPQEQPGALPVPGPSRSAPSSPAPRRTKQEMKIAQRMAQKSAAVPELWAQCLLGHCYGLWFLCLPAYVRSAPSRVRALQTAYQVLRQMESRKVVLPDEVCYRVLMQLCSHYGQPVLSVRVMLDMRRAGIVPNTITYGYYNKAVLESKWPSGTPGGRLRWAKLRNVVLGAAQFRQPLRARRQRWQRQKQEEEAGGSQTEPYLQRPSPTRPLQRQTTWAGRSLRDPASPTGRLVKSGSLGSARGAQPTVEAGVAHMIEALGILEPRGSPVPWHDGSLSDLSLTGEEPAPGGSPGDAGSALSTQSTETLQGPSGRVPKAGWRQDEASTPRRGLGARLQHLLTPSRRSPASHVPPPELPPDLPPPARRSPMDSLLRPRERPGSTASEVSSASLGSEWDLSESSLSSVSVRHSSERLSDTPGSFQPPSLEILLSSCSLCRACDSLVYDEEIMAGWAPDDSNLNTTCPFCTCPFVPLLSVQTFDSRPSAPSPKPASAGASGSKDAPVPGGPGPVLSDRRLCLALDEPQLCNGHVGGTSRRVESGAWAYLSPLVLRKELESLVENEGSEVLALPELPAAHPIIFWNLLWYFQRLRLPSILPCLVLASCDGPPPPQAPSPWIMPDPASVQVRLLWDVLTPDPNSCPPLYVLWRVHSQIPQRVVWPGLVPASLSLALLESVLRHVGLNEVHKAIGLLLETLGPPPTGLHLQRGIYREILFLTLAALGKDHVDIVAFDKKYKSAFNKLASSMGKEELRRRRAQMPTPKAIDCRKYFGAPLEC, from the exons ATGTCTCCGGCCGCCTGCGCGCCCgctcctctctgccctcctgcTCCTTCCTCAGCCTACTCCCGCTCGGCGCGCCCTCTGCCCCAACGCGAACTTCCCGCCGCCCGGCTTGTGGGCGTTGCGACCCGGAGTGGCGCCCCTGCCCCTTGCGTTCCCCAGGGAGAAAGGGCTGCCTTCTGCAGGACTCTTCCCTGGCTCG ATGCAGTGAGTGAGGGGGGGGCCATGGCAGAGGAGCGGCCCCCCCGGCTGGTGGATTACTTCGTGATAGCTGGGCTTGCAGGGAACGGAACACCCATCCCTGAGGAAACGTGGGTTCCTGAACCCAGCGGGCCCCTTCGCCCTCCCCGGCCAGCTGAGCCCATCACAGATGTGGCAGTCATCACTAGGGCCCTGGGCGAGGAGGTGCCCCAGGGCTACACATGCATCCAGGCTTCTGCCGGGGGCCACCCCTTGGAACTCAGTGCTGGGCTCCTGGGTGGAACTCAACCAGTCATCTGCTACCGGAGGGGGCGTGACAGGCCCCCCCTCGTTGAGCTGGG GGTGTTGTATGAGGGGAAGGAACGTCTCAAGCCTGGCTTCCAAGTGCTAGCTACGACACCCTACAGCCACTCAGCCAACCTGGCCCCTCCAGGCCCTGGGCACCCCCGCACCTACCTCACTTACCGGCGGGCAGCAGAGGGGGCAGGGTTGCATGCCCTGGGCATCACTGACCTCTGCCTGGTGCTGCCCAGCAAGGGCGAGGTCACGCCTCATACTTACTGCCAATTGCCCCACAACCTCAACCCTGGCATG TGGGGCCCAGCAGTGTACCTGTGCTACAAGGTGGGCCTGGCCAAGGCCAACACGCTGGTGTATGAGGCAG agctgctgggccGCTACCCAGAGGAGGACAATGAGGCGTTCCCGCTGCCCGAGTCAGTGCCCGTCTTCTGCCTGCCCATGGGGGCCACTATCGAGTGCTGGCCTGCCCAGACCAAGTACCCCGTGCCCGTCTTCTCCACCTTTGTGCTCACGGGTGCAGCTGGTGATAAG GTGTACGGTGCTGCCTTGCAGTTCTACGAGGCGTTCCCGAGGACCAGGCTCTCGGAGCGGCAAGCGCGGGCCCTGGGCCTGCTGAGCGCCGTGGAGCGGGGCCGGGCACTGGGGGGCCGAGCTGTGCGCAGCCGCCGTGCCATCGCTGTGCTGTCCCGCTGGCCTGCCTTCCCTGCCTTCCGCGCCTTCCTCACCTTCCTCTACCGCTACTCCATCTCAGGCCCCCACCGCCTGCCCCTGGAAGC gcACATCTCCCACTTCATTCACAatgtccccttcccttccccacagaGACCCCGCATCCTGGTGCAG ATGTCTCCCTATGACAACCTGCTCCTCTGCCAGCCTGTGtcctcacccctgcccctcaG TGGTGCCAGCTTCCTGCAGCTGCTGCAGAGCCTGGGCCCTGAGGTGGCTATCACGCTGCTGCTGGCTGTGCTCACGGAGCACAAACTACTAGTCCACTCACTGCGGCCGGACCTGCTCACCAGCGTCTGCGAGGCCCTCGTCTCT ATGATCTTCCCGCTGCACTGGCAGTGCCCCTACATTCCGCTGTGCCCGCTAGTGCTGGCAGACGTGCTGAGCGCCCCTGTGCCCTTCATCGTGGGTATCCACTCCAGTTACTTCGATCTGCATGACCCGCCTGCGGATGTCATCTGTGTTGATCTTGATACCAACACACTCTTCCA GACTGAGGAGAAGAAGCCCCTCTCCCCTCGGATCCTGCCCCGCAGACCCTACAAGGTTCTGCTGGCTACACTGACAAACCTGTACCAGCAGCTGGATCAGA GCTTCCTCAAATCCCGGGAACGCTCCAGCCACAAGCTGTACTCCCAGCTGCTGCACACACAGATGTTCTCGCAGTTCATTGAGGAATGTTCTTTTGGCTCTGCTCGGCATGCTGCCCTGGAATTCTTTGACTCTTGTGTTGACAAG GTCCACCCAGAGCAGGAGAAGCCGGAGCCAACACCCTTGGTGGAGCTGGAGGAGCTGTCGGGAAGTGAGCTCACTGTCTTTATCACACCTCCCGAGGAGCCGCCGGTGCCAGAGGGCGGTGAATCTACCCCCCAGTACTG CTACGATGGGTTCCCCGAACTACGGGCTGAGCTGTTTGAGTCTCCTCAAGAGCAACCCGGGGCTCTGCCTGTGCCAGGTCCATCCCGTAGTGCCCCCAGCAGTCCTGCCCCTCGCCGTACCAAACAG GAGATGAAGATCGCGCAGCGGATGGCGCAGAAgtcagcagctgtgcctgagctCTGGGCCCAGTGCCTGCTGGGCCACTGCTATGGGCTGTGGTTCCTGTGTCTGCCTGCCTATGTGCGGTCGGCGCCCTCCAGGGTGCGGGCACTGCAAACGGCTTACCAGGTGCTGCGCCAGATGGAGAGCCGCAAGGTGGTGCTGCCCGACGAG GTGTGTTACCGGGTGTTGATGCAGCTCTGCTCACACTATGGGCAGCCCGTGTTGTCCGTGCGGGTCATGCTGGACATGCGGCGGGCAGGCATCGTGCCCAACACCATCACCTACGGCTACTATAACAAG GCCGTGCTGGAAAGCAAGTGGCCGTCTGGTACACCGGGTGGGCGCCTGCGCTGGGCCAAGCTCCGGAACGTGGTCCTGGGGGCTGCTCAGTTCCGCCAGCCCTTGAGAGCACGGCGGCAGCGGTGGCAGCGTcagaagcaggaggaggaggcaggCGGCTCCCAGACAG AGCCCTATCTGCAGCGCCCCTCCCCTACCCGCCCCCTTCAGCGCCAGACTACCTGGGCTGGGCGAAGCCTGAGGGACCCTGCCTCGCCTACGGGGCGCCTGGTGAAGAGTGGCAGCCTGGGAAGTGCCCGAGGGGCACAGCCCACTGTGGAGGCTGGCGTGGCCCACA TGATAGAGGCCTTGGGGATACTGGAACCCCGGGGATCACCTGTGCCCTGGCACGATGGAAGCCTCTCAGACCTGAGCCTGACCGGGGAGGAGCCGGCACCTGGAGGCAGCCCAGGGGACGCAGGCTCAGCCCTGAGTACCCAGTCCACTGAAACCCTGCAAGGGCCAAGTGGGCGGGTGCCCAAGGCTGGCTGGCGTCAGGATGAGGCCAGCACCCCCCGAAGAGGGCTGGGTGCCCGCCTCCAACATCTGCTCACTCCTTCCCGCCGCTCCCCTGCCTCTCATGTTCCCCCACCTGAGCTGCCCCCTGACCTGCCTCCCCCAGCCCGCCGCAGCCCCATGGACAGCCTTCTGCGCCCCCGGGAGCGCCCTGGATCCACGGCATCCGAGGTA AGCTCAGCCTCTCTGGGCAGTGAGTGGGACCTCTCAGAATCTTCTCTCAGCAGCGTGAGCGTTCGCCATTCCTCAGAGCGCCTCAGTGACACCCCTGGATCCTTCCAGCCACCTTCCCTGGAA ATCCTGCTGTCTAGCTGCTCCTTGTGCCGCGCCTGTGATTCCCTGGTGTATGATGAGGAGATCATGGCTGGCTGGGCACCTGACGACTCCAACCTCAACACAACCTGTCCCTTCTGCACCTGCCCCTTTGTGCCCCTGCTCAGTGTCCAGACCTTTGATTCCCGACCAAG TGCCCCCAGCCCCAAGCCTGCCTCTGCTGGTGCCAGTGGCAGCAAAGATGCTCCTGTCCCTGGGGGTCCAGGCCCTGTGCTCAGTGACCGCAGGCTCTGCCTTGCCCTGGATGAGCCCCAGCTCTGCAACGGACATGTGGGG GGTACCTCCCGGCGTGTTGAGAGTGGGGCATGGGCATATCTGAGCCCCCTGGTGCTGCGTAAGGAACTGGAGTCGCTGGTAGAGAACGAGGGCAGTGAGGTGCTGGCGTTGCCTGAGCTGCCTGCTGCTCACCCCATCATCTTCTGGAACCTTCTGTGGTATTTCCAGCGGCTACGCCTGCCCAGTATTCTGCCATGCCTGGTGCTGGCCTCCTGTGATgggcccccacctccccag GCCCCATCTCCTTGGATAATGCCTGATCCAGCATCTGTGCAGGTGCGGCTGCTGTGGGATGTCCTGACCCCTGACCCCAATAGCTGCCCACCTCTCTATGTGCTCTGGAGGGTCCACA GCCAGATCCCCCAGCGGGTGGTATGGCCAGGCCTAGTACCTGCATCCCTTAGTCTAGCATTGCTGGAGTCCGTGCTGCGCCACGTCGGTCTCAATGAGGTGCACAAGGCAATAGGGCTCCTGCTGGAAACTTTAGGGCCCCCTCCCACTGGCCTGCACCTACAGAG GGGCATCTACCGTGAGATCTTATTCCTGACATTGGCTGCTCTGGGCAAGGACCACGTGGACATAG
- the DENND4B gene encoding DENN domain-containing protein 4B isoform X5: protein MAEERPPRLVDYFVIAGLAGNGTPIPEETWVPEPSGPLRPPRPAEPITDVAVITRALGEEVPQGYTCIQASAGGHPLELSAGLLGGTQPVICYRRGRDRPPLVELGVLYEGKERLKPGFQVLATTPYSHSANLAPPGPGHPRTYLTYRRAAEGAGLHALGITDLCLVLPSKGEVTPHTYCQLPHNLNPGMWGPAVYLCYKVGLAKANTLVYEAELLGRYPEEDNEAFPLPESVPVFCLPMGATIECWPAQTKYPVPVFSTFVLTGAAGDKVYGAALQFYEAFPRTRLSERQARALGLLSAVERGRALGGRAVRSRRAIAVLSRWPAFPAFRAFLTFLYRYSISGPHRLPLEAHISHFIHNVPFPSPQRPRILVQMSPYDNLLLCQPVSSPLPLSGASFLQLLQSLGPEVAITLLLAVLTEHKLLVHSLRPDLLTSVCEALVSMIFPLHWQCPYIPLCPLVLADVLSAPVPFIVGIHSSYFDLHDPPADVICVDLDTNTLFQTEEKKPLSPRILPRRPYKVLLATLTNLYQQLDQTYTRPEEEASLEFLLTDYEAVCGRRARLEREVQGAFLRFMACLLKGYRDFLRPLTQAPSEGSRDVDNLFFLQGFLKSRERSSHKLYSQLLHTQMFSQFIEECSFGSARHAALEFFDSCVDKVHPEQEKPEPTPLVELEELSGSELTVFITPPEEPPVPEGGESTPQYCYDGFPELRAELFESPQEQPGALPVPGPSRSAPSSPAPRRTKQEMKIAQRMAQKSAAVPELWAQCLLGHCYGLWFLCLPAYVRSAPSRVRALQTAYQVLRQMESRKVVLPDEVCYRVLMQLCSHYGQPVLSVRVMLDMRRAGIVPNTITYGYYNKAVLESKWPSGTPGGRLRWAKLRNVVLGAAQFRQPLRARRQRWQRQKQEEEAGGSQTEPYLQRPSPTRPLQRQTTWAGRSLRDPASPTGRLVKSGSLGSARGAQPTVEAGVAHMIEALGILEPRGSPVPWHDGSLSDLSLTGEEPAPGGSPGDAGSALSTQSTETLQGPSGRVPKAGWRQDEASTPRRGLGARLQHLLTPSRRSPASHVPPPELPPDLPPPARRSPMDSLLRPRERPGSTASEVSSASLGSEWDLSESSLSSVSVRHSSERLSDTPGSFQPPSLEILLSSCSLCRACDSLVYDEEIMAGWAPDDSNLNTTCPFCTCPFVPLLSVQTFDSRPSAPSPKPASAGASGSKDAPVPGGPGPVLSDRRLCLALDEPQLCNGHVGGTSRRVESGAWAYLSPLVLRKELESLVENEGSEVLALPELPAAHPIIFWNLLWYFQRLRLPSILPCLVLASCDGPPPPQAPSPWIMPDPASVQVRLLWDVLTPDPNSCPPLYVLWRVHSQIPQRVVWPGLVPASLSLALLESVLRHVGLNEVHKAIGLLLETLGPPPTGLHLQRGIYREILFLTLAALGKDHVDIVAFDKKYKSAFNKLASSMGKEELRRRRAQMPTPKAIDCRKYFGAPLEC, encoded by the exons ATGGCAGAGGAGCGGCCCCCCCGGCTGGTGGATTACTTCGTGATAGCTGGGCTTGCAGGGAACGGAACACCCATCCCTGAGGAAACGTGGGTTCCTGAACCCAGCGGGCCCCTTCGCCCTCCCCGGCCAGCTGAGCCCATCACAGATGTGGCAGTCATCACTAGGGCCCTGGGCGAGGAGGTGCCCCAGGGCTACACATGCATCCAGGCTTCTGCCGGGGGCCACCCCTTGGAACTCAGTGCTGGGCTCCTGGGTGGAACTCAACCAGTCATCTGCTACCGGAGGGGGCGTGACAGGCCCCCCCTCGTTGAGCTGGG GGTGTTGTATGAGGGGAAGGAACGTCTCAAGCCTGGCTTCCAAGTGCTAGCTACGACACCCTACAGCCACTCAGCCAACCTGGCCCCTCCAGGCCCTGGGCACCCCCGCACCTACCTCACTTACCGGCGGGCAGCAGAGGGGGCAGGGTTGCATGCCCTGGGCATCACTGACCTCTGCCTGGTGCTGCCCAGCAAGGGCGAGGTCACGCCTCATACTTACTGCCAATTGCCCCACAACCTCAACCCTGGCATG TGGGGCCCAGCAGTGTACCTGTGCTACAAGGTGGGCCTGGCCAAGGCCAACACGCTGGTGTATGAGGCAG agctgctgggccGCTACCCAGAGGAGGACAATGAGGCGTTCCCGCTGCCCGAGTCAGTGCCCGTCTTCTGCCTGCCCATGGGGGCCACTATCGAGTGCTGGCCTGCCCAGACCAAGTACCCCGTGCCCGTCTTCTCCACCTTTGTGCTCACGGGTGCAGCTGGTGATAAG GTGTACGGTGCTGCCTTGCAGTTCTACGAGGCGTTCCCGAGGACCAGGCTCTCGGAGCGGCAAGCGCGGGCCCTGGGCCTGCTGAGCGCCGTGGAGCGGGGCCGGGCACTGGGGGGCCGAGCTGTGCGCAGCCGCCGTGCCATCGCTGTGCTGTCCCGCTGGCCTGCCTTCCCTGCCTTCCGCGCCTTCCTCACCTTCCTCTACCGCTACTCCATCTCAGGCCCCCACCGCCTGCCCCTGGAAGC gcACATCTCCCACTTCATTCACAatgtccccttcccttccccacagaGACCCCGCATCCTGGTGCAG ATGTCTCCCTATGACAACCTGCTCCTCTGCCAGCCTGTGtcctcacccctgcccctcaG TGGTGCCAGCTTCCTGCAGCTGCTGCAGAGCCTGGGCCCTGAGGTGGCTATCACGCTGCTGCTGGCTGTGCTCACGGAGCACAAACTACTAGTCCACTCACTGCGGCCGGACCTGCTCACCAGCGTCTGCGAGGCCCTCGTCTCT ATGATCTTCCCGCTGCACTGGCAGTGCCCCTACATTCCGCTGTGCCCGCTAGTGCTGGCAGACGTGCTGAGCGCCCCTGTGCCCTTCATCGTGGGTATCCACTCCAGTTACTTCGATCTGCATGACCCGCCTGCGGATGTCATCTGTGTTGATCTTGATACCAACACACTCTTCCA GACTGAGGAGAAGAAGCCCCTCTCCCCTCGGATCCTGCCCCGCAGACCCTACAAGGTTCTGCTGGCTACACTGACAAACCTGTACCAGCAGCTGGATCAGA CATATACTAGACCCGAGGAGGAGGCCTCCCTGGAATTCCTGCTGACAGACTATGAGGCAGTGTGCGGCCGCCGGGCCCGGCTGGAGCGCGAGGTGCAGGGAGCCTTCCTCCGCTTCATGGCCTGCCTGCTCAAGGGCTACCGGGACTTCCTGCGCCCGCTCACCCAGGCCCCCTCTGAGGGGTCTCGTGATGTCGACAACCTCTTCTTCCTGCAGG GCTTCCTCAAATCCCGGGAACGCTCCAGCCACAAGCTGTACTCCCAGCTGCTGCACACACAGATGTTCTCGCAGTTCATTGAGGAATGTTCTTTTGGCTCTGCTCGGCATGCTGCCCTGGAATTCTTTGACTCTTGTGTTGACAAG GTCCACCCAGAGCAGGAGAAGCCGGAGCCAACACCCTTGGTGGAGCTGGAGGAGCTGTCGGGAAGTGAGCTCACTGTCTTTATCACACCTCCCGAGGAGCCGCCGGTGCCAGAGGGCGGTGAATCTACCCCCCAGTACTG CTACGATGGGTTCCCCGAACTACGGGCTGAGCTGTTTGAGTCTCCTCAAGAGCAACCCGGGGCTCTGCCTGTGCCAGGTCCATCCCGTAGTGCCCCCAGCAGTCCTGCCCCTCGCCGTACCAAACAG GAGATGAAGATCGCGCAGCGGATGGCGCAGAAgtcagcagctgtgcctgagctCTGGGCCCAGTGCCTGCTGGGCCACTGCTATGGGCTGTGGTTCCTGTGTCTGCCTGCCTATGTGCGGTCGGCGCCCTCCAGGGTGCGGGCACTGCAAACGGCTTACCAGGTGCTGCGCCAGATGGAGAGCCGCAAGGTGGTGCTGCCCGACGAG GTGTGTTACCGGGTGTTGATGCAGCTCTGCTCACACTATGGGCAGCCCGTGTTGTCCGTGCGGGTCATGCTGGACATGCGGCGGGCAGGCATCGTGCCCAACACCATCACCTACGGCTACTATAACAAG GCCGTGCTGGAAAGCAAGTGGCCGTCTGGTACACCGGGTGGGCGCCTGCGCTGGGCCAAGCTCCGGAACGTGGTCCTGGGGGCTGCTCAGTTCCGCCAGCCCTTGAGAGCACGGCGGCAGCGGTGGCAGCGTcagaagcaggaggaggaggcaggCGGCTCCCAGACAG AGCCCTATCTGCAGCGCCCCTCCCCTACCCGCCCCCTTCAGCGCCAGACTACCTGGGCTGGGCGAAGCCTGAGGGACCCTGCCTCGCCTACGGGGCGCCTGGTGAAGAGTGGCAGCCTGGGAAGTGCCCGAGGGGCACAGCCCACTGTGGAGGCTGGCGTGGCCCACA TGATAGAGGCCTTGGGGATACTGGAACCCCGGGGATCACCTGTGCCCTGGCACGATGGAAGCCTCTCAGACCTGAGCCTGACCGGGGAGGAGCCGGCACCTGGAGGCAGCCCAGGGGACGCAGGCTCAGCCCTGAGTACCCAGTCCACTGAAACCCTGCAAGGGCCAAGTGGGCGGGTGCCCAAGGCTGGCTGGCGTCAGGATGAGGCCAGCACCCCCCGAAGAGGGCTGGGTGCCCGCCTCCAACATCTGCTCACTCCTTCCCGCCGCTCCCCTGCCTCTCATGTTCCCCCACCTGAGCTGCCCCCTGACCTGCCTCCCCCAGCCCGCCGCAGCCCCATGGACAGCCTTCTGCGCCCCCGGGAGCGCCCTGGATCCACGGCATCCGAGGTA AGCTCAGCCTCTCTGGGCAGTGAGTGGGACCTCTCAGAATCTTCTCTCAGCAGCGTGAGCGTTCGCCATTCCTCAGAGCGCCTCAGTGACACCCCTGGATCCTTCCAGCCACCTTCCCTGGAA ATCCTGCTGTCTAGCTGCTCCTTGTGCCGCGCCTGTGATTCCCTGGTGTATGATGAGGAGATCATGGCTGGCTGGGCACCTGACGACTCCAACCTCAACACAACCTGTCCCTTCTGCACCTGCCCCTTTGTGCCCCTGCTCAGTGTCCAGACCTTTGATTCCCGACCAAG TGCCCCCAGCCCCAAGCCTGCCTCTGCTGGTGCCAGTGGCAGCAAAGATGCTCCTGTCCCTGGGGGTCCAGGCCCTGTGCTCAGTGACCGCAGGCTCTGCCTTGCCCTGGATGAGCCCCAGCTCTGCAACGGACATGTGGGG GGTACCTCCCGGCGTGTTGAGAGTGGGGCATGGGCATATCTGAGCCCCCTGGTGCTGCGTAAGGAACTGGAGTCGCTGGTAGAGAACGAGGGCAGTGAGGTGCTGGCGTTGCCTGAGCTGCCTGCTGCTCACCCCATCATCTTCTGGAACCTTCTGTGGTATTTCCAGCGGCTACGCCTGCCCAGTATTCTGCCATGCCTGGTGCTGGCCTCCTGTGATgggcccccacctccccag GCCCCATCTCCTTGGATAATGCCTGATCCAGCATCTGTGCAGGTGCGGCTGCTGTGGGATGTCCTGACCCCTGACCCCAATAGCTGCCCACCTCTCTATGTGCTCTGGAGGGTCCACA GCCAGATCCCCCAGCGGGTGGTATGGCCAGGCCTAGTACCTGCATCCCTTAGTCTAGCATTGCTGGAGTCCGTGCTGCGCCACGTCGGTCTCAATGAGGTGCACAAGGCAATAGGGCTCCTGCTGGAAACTTTAGGGCCCCCTCCCACTGGCCTGCACCTACAGAG GGGCATCTACCGTGAGATCTTATTCCTGACATTGGCTGCTCTGGGCAAGGACCACGTGGACATAG